From one Desulfurobacterium thermolithotrophum DSM 11699 genomic stretch:
- the nadA gene encoding quinolinate synthase NadA, whose translation MDKIERIKELKREKNAVILAHYYVDGAIQDIADFVGDSLELARKAKSVESDIIVFCGVYFMGETAKILNPDRKVLIPYYKAGCLMADMAIAEEIEEFRRENPDYAVVTYVNSSADVKAVSDVCCTSANAVKIVENLNAEKILFVPDKNLGSYVAEKVKNKEIKVWSGYCPVHQKLTVEEVEKKKKEYPNAVFVAHPECKKEVRDLADFVGSTSQIINFVKETKANKVIVGTEEGIIHQLKKQRPDIEFILAYSEFSCDQMKMITVDRLLNALEREQFEVEVPKDTAKKAKVAIEKMIEMS comes from the coding sequence ATGGATAAAATTGAAAGGATAAAAGAGTTAAAAAGAGAAAAAAACGCTGTAATCCTTGCTCATTACTATGTTGATGGAGCAATTCAGGATATTGCAGACTTTGTCGGAGATTCATTAGAACTTGCAAGAAAGGCAAAAAGCGTAGAAAGTGATATTATTGTTTTCTGTGGTGTCTACTTTATGGGAGAAACTGCAAAGATCTTAAACCCAGACAGGAAAGTTTTAATCCCATACTACAAAGCAGGTTGCCTCATGGCAGATATGGCAATTGCTGAAGAAATAGAAGAATTTAGAAGAGAAAATCCTGACTATGCAGTTGTTACTTATGTAAATAGCTCTGCCGATGTAAAGGCAGTATCAGACGTTTGCTGTACTTCTGCCAATGCTGTAAAAATTGTGGAAAACTTAAATGCAGAAAAAATTCTCTTTGTTCCTGACAAAAATTTAGGAAGTTATGTTGCAGAAAAAGTTAAAAATAAAGAAATAAAAGTTTGGAGTGGTTACTGTCCGGTTCATCAGAAGTTAACTGTAGAAGAAGTTGAAAAGAAGAAAAAAGAATATCCTAATGCTGTTTTTGTAGCTCATCCAGAGTGTAAAAAAGAAGTAAGAGATTTAGCTGACTTTGTTGGTAGTACTTCTCAGATTATAAATTTCGTTAAAGAAACTAAGGCTAATAAAGTGATAGTTGGTACAGAAGAAGGAATAATTCATCAGCTTAAAAAACAAAGACCTGATATTGAGTTCATTTTAGCTTATAGTGAATTTTCCTGTGATCAGATGAAGATGATAACAGTTGATAGACTCCTTAACGCCTTAGAAAGAGAACAGTTTGAGGTTGAAGTTCCAAAAGATACAGCTAAAAAAGCAAAAGTAGCAATAGAGAAAATGATAGAGATGAGTTAA
- the guaA gene encoding glutamine-hydrolyzing GMP synthase, producing MVKDIHESKILILDFGSQYTQLIARRLREKHIYCEIHPFNISIEKIKEFKPKGIILSGGPASVYAPDSPKISKEIFELGVPVLGICYGMQLITYLFDGEVVRAERHEYGRAELEILDSSDLFAELPEKFVVWMSHGDRVLRIPPTFEPIAKTENAPYAAIRNKEKRIFGVQFHPEVKHSQYGDKVLENFAVKICGCEPSWTMENFIEYEIKKIREIVGDKNVICALSGGVDSSVVAALLHKAIGDQLYPIFVDTGLLRKGERESVEKTFREKFQMKNFRTVDASSLFLERLKGVTDPEKKRKIIGHTFIEVFEKAAKEIPNAHFLAQGTLYPDVIESVSVKGPSATIKSHHNVGGLPERLNFKLIEPLRELFKDEVRELGKELGLPEEIIKRQPFPGPGLAIRIVGEVKPEYIKILREADAIVLEEIKKAGLYDKIWQSFAVFLPVQTVGVMGDVRTYDYVIAIRAVESVDGMTADWVKLPYELLERISNRIINEVEGVNRVVYDITSKPPGTIEWE from the coding sequence ATGGTAAAGGATATACACGAAAGCAAAATACTTATACTTGATTTTGGTTCTCAGTACACTCAGCTTATTGCAAGGAGACTAAGAGAAAAACATATCTACTGTGAAATTCATCCTTTTAACATTTCTATTGAAAAAATAAAAGAATTCAAACCAAAGGGAATAATACTTTCTGGAGGACCTGCAAGCGTTTATGCTCCAGATTCTCCAAAGATTAGCAAGGAAATTTTTGAGCTCGGTGTTCCTGTCTTAGGAATATGCTACGGTATGCAGCTTATTACTTACCTTTTTGACGGAGAGGTTGTAAGAGCTGAAAGACACGAATACGGAAGAGCAGAACTTGAAATTTTAGATAGTTCCGATCTATTTGCCGAGCTCCCCGAAAAGTTTGTAGTTTGGATGAGCCACGGAGATAGAGTTCTAAGAATTCCACCAACGTTTGAACCTATAGCCAAAACGGAAAACGCTCCTTATGCCGCTATAAGAAACAAGGAAAAAAGGATCTTTGGTGTTCAATTTCATCCCGAAGTTAAGCACTCTCAATATGGAGACAAGGTCTTAGAAAACTTTGCAGTCAAGATTTGCGGTTGTGAACCAAGTTGGACTATGGAAAACTTTATAGAATACGAAATTAAAAAGATAAGAGAAATCGTAGGAGACAAAAACGTTATCTGTGCTCTTTCTGGAGGAGTTGATTCTTCTGTTGTTGCAGCACTTCTTCACAAAGCAATAGGAGATCAGCTTTACCCTATCTTTGTTGATACAGGACTTTTAAGAAAAGGTGAAAGAGAATCTGTAGAGAAGACTTTCAGAGAAAAATTTCAGATGAAAAACTTTAGAACAGTTGATGCATCTTCTCTCTTTTTAGAAAGATTAAAAGGAGTAACAGATCCTGAGAAGAAAAGAAAAATTATTGGACATACCTTCATAGAAGTTTTCGAAAAAGCTGCCAAGGAAATTCCAAACGCTCACTTCTTAGCACAAGGAACACTTTATCCTGACGTTATAGAAAGTGTTTCAGTTAAAGGTCCATCTGCAACAATTAAGTCTCACCACAACGTTGGTGGGCTACCTGAAAGACTAAACTTTAAGCTTATAGAACCTTTGAGAGAACTTTTCAAAGATGAAGTAAGAGAACTTGGAAAGGAATTAGGTCTTCCTGAGGAAATAATTAAAAGACAGCCTTTCCCTGGACCTGGCCTTGCTATTAGAATAGTTGGAGAAGTAAAACCTGAATACATAAAAATCTTGCGCGAAGCAGATGCAATAGTTCTTGAAGAAATAAAGAAAGCAGGACTTTACGACAAGATTTGGCAGTCTTTTGCAGTCTTTTTACCTGTACAGACTGTTGGAGTCATGGGAGACGTTAGAACTTACGATTACGTAATTGCTATAAGAGCAGTTGAAAGCGTCGATGGAATGACTGCTGACTGGGTTAAGTTACCTTACGAGCTTCTTGAAAGGATTTCAAACAGGATAATCAATGAAGTCGAAGGAGTAAACAGAGTAGTTTATGACATTACCTCAAAGCCACCAGGAACAATCGAGTGGGAGTAA